The region CCGGATCGACCTTCTTGTCGAGGAATTCCCCGATTTCGAACGCAAGCTTGGTGATGGTCTCGTCGCTCATCCCCATTTTTTCGGCCTGAATGACCCGGTCGCCCAAAAAGCTTTTCCAGGTATCAAAGTTCTTCACTACGGAATCTGTTGACATCTTAAATCCTCCTCAGGTTTGTAATGATATTGAGATTTAGA is a window of Paenibacillus sp. FSL H3-0469 DNA encoding:
- a CDS encoding DUF3243 domain-containing protein; its protein translation is MSTDSVVKNFDTWKSFLGDRVIQAEKMGMSDETITKLAFEIGEFLDKKVDPGNYSNRAIKELWDVGTDDEKHTIAGLMVKLAKKNA